In Glycine soja cultivar W05 chromosome 10, ASM419377v2, whole genome shotgun sequence, the genomic stretch GGAAAGAACAAGATGATGCTCCAATGTTTAGTGACAGTCAAAGTGCTATAAGTCTTGCTAAGAATCCAGTCTTCCATTCTAGATGCAagcatattcaattaagataccattttatcagggagttgataaatgatggaGACTTATCTTTATTGAAGATCTTAGGTTCAGAGAATCCAGCAGATATGTTGACTAAAGCTGTTACAACTGACAAACTGAGGCTTTGCATTGCCTCAGTTGGCCTTCAAGGATAATTGAAGATGAAGGCGCTACACTAGGTAAAGAGTCGATGAACTCGTTGCTTACAAGGAACTGCTAGAGTTTGGAACTTAGACCCCAAGTGGGAGAATTGTTAGagtttgtggtcttagttcctttgtccCACATCGCTTAGTCAGTAAAACTTGTGTGGGcttagtcccacatcgcttggtttgtaaaaacttgtgtctcactagtgttatatatagagacaccttgtaagcttttatgtgcaagtaataaaaagttctcctagtgtaaccgtggacgtaggcacatacattgtgtgctgaaccacgttaaactgtgtgtctttttctttcttccctttatttctttctcttcttttattgctctatactaacaGAGTATGTTATTTGTAATAGTGCAGTGTTActtgcataaaaataaaaaaaaataaaaaaagaatgcaGTGTTACCCGAGAAGGAAATGCATCTCGCAAGAATGATTCAAAATGCATTTGGTGAAAAAAGTcttcagataaaaaaaattcagcataGATTTTACAAATTGGTcccatatatataaaaggataaCACTACAAAAGCAAATAAAGAGTACAGGTTAAAATAAATGGATAAAACTGTGTCCTGGTTAGTAGCATAGCCGTGGACAATTTGAGATCAGAATTCCCTGCACACAGCCAAAAGATTTGATTGTATCCCGCAGCTTGCTTCCAATGTCAATCATGAAACAAAAATTGACATTGCTGATAGTGAGTGATCAGGTCGCTTTCTCTAGGCTTGCCATATAGGTTATATAAACGGTCCACAAGTACGAAAATGAATTGCTGACTAATGGCTGCCAAAATGAAACAATGCAGAAAATCATGAGTCAACAACAAAAAGTAGAATGAAAATCTTTTGGGCTGTTTATTGTAGCACATATTACATCATCTCATGCACGATCCAAACATAATTTTCATGGCATGCATGCAGCTGTAAGAGACAAGAAAATAAACACGTACCTGTAAATGGACAGGAATGAACCTAAATGTTATAAAATCACATATAGGCCAGTACATAATTCCACTTAACATCGTAGGAAGCAAATCACGTTTTAAGCGTGCAGCAATCTCTGAGCCGGTTTCACCTGGCAACCAAGAGAAACTATTAGCACATCATAAAGAATTAAGCAGAAAATAAAATGTGATATGGTCTTGACTCTTGATacacaacttcatttttttcataaattttggaCTCATACATATTGTttggttcaaacttcaaagaaagggaaggagaggggaaaaaaataatttattattatacacTTATTGTAGACAAATAAAGCCACAACATTCAAGCAttcaaattaaagataatttagtCAACACAGTCTAAACGATTTAAGTATTTTTCTGTCCACCCAAATCCTCAAATAATGAAAGGGAGTAAATAATGAGGGGAGGGCTTTTAGCCCCTTCACTTCCCCTTCCCCACCAAACATTGAACCAAACAAGCTATTCTTTAAAAGACCTCTCCTCTCCAGCCAAACACTATGGTAAGGTACAACACCAAGGCTAATCCAATACAGACAGAAAAACAGGCAGCCAAAAAGTTGTAGACACAAAGGCTCCCCACCCCCCAACTTCATCAATTATATCATTACATTATTAACATCCCTAATCTTTAGCCTTTTTGTGTTGTAATTCAGACTTGTTAGCACTATAATTTGAAATACAaggccaagcaaatgaaaacatgataAATATTATGCTAAAAGAATTGAACATACCCTGCAAACGTGCATTCAAGGAGAAGAAAGTAACAGTCATGGCAGGTCCATAAAGTGTCTGACCCATGACCATTTTCTTCAATGTAGAAAAAAGATCCCTCCTTGGGAAAAGCTTTGACACAAAATTGAACCAGAAATGCAGTGATGGTCCTAAAATGACCATCCCGTATCCTGCCATGCGTGAAGTCCTTATAAAATCAAAAGGTTCTGAAGATTCTCGCACAATAGTCTGAACAAATAACAGAATAAATACCATGAGTATGTCTGACAACAAAATGAACATTAACTCATTATAAATACCATGAGTATGTCTGATAACAAAATGAACATTAGCTCATTAAGTATGCAATATAAACCAAGTGAAGCCACTTAATGAGTTGACAATATCTATTCAATTGAATAAAAAAGGCCTCAAGTCTGCACAAGAATGTGAACAGATGATCCATAGTGATTGTGCAGTATACTGAAATATGGGCCCAAGCTACTGCTATAGAGTAAACATggaaaatcaacaaactttaCATGAAAATGAATGGTGTGATAGTAATACAAACTACAAAGTAAGTGGGAACAAGTCCACCAGCAAGAATCTATCTATCAAGAGAAAACAAAGCCAAGGTTCTCTACATCCAATGCACTGCTAggagaatgagaaaaaaaaaaaaagaacttattcACTTCAAGTATTCTCCAAATATTTAAGAGGTGCACACTGGCATCTCTCTAGGAAAACAATTAACCATCTTAGTGTCAAAAGGAAATATCAATTAGACAATTGGAGActccaattttttatttctggtTTCTTACAATCACATGTATCCTCCATATGAGGCAATAAGCAAGTCATGGTCAATCACTAAATTTGGGTATCTCTTTTAGTAGGGATTTGAGCCGTAGTTCATCACTTTGAGGGGGACTAGCCCCATCCATTAGACCCAAACCCTGTTGGTATTAAAaactacaaattaaatattggaCAATAGGAAATTCCAAAAATGACTTTAGCTtttcaagagagaaaaaagaagcatttttACTGCTAAAAATTAGCATACATACCTTTCGCAGAGAGACAAACCCAACCACGTGTGTACTAGAGCAACAATAAAAATCATGGAGAGACAGATTAACACACAATGACcaaatggaataaaaaaaaatcttgctaAGTCTCTTTAAATGCATCTCCACAATTCATGCAACTACTTATCACCAGATGACGACAGTTTTATAATTTCCCAGTTCCTTAACTTTCAGAATCATAGTTCCACATATAACAGTAAGCAGAGGAAGAAAGGGCAAGGAGAACCAAGAAGCAAGAACTCTCAGAATCATAGTTCCACAGCTAAGAAGTTGCAAAATTCCCATAATATTAAGATAACCAATCTACAGAACACAGTTTAGTCGATTTGAATTTACAACAACATTAGGCATGGCAATAACAGAAATCGCACATTAAACCCTAGAGGTTTAGCAAGAAATGTAACGCAACAAATCAACAACCATGGCCTCAACTGAAAACAGTTTCCTTTCCAACATAAAACTAAAGCATTTCCTCTTTGCCAATCTCCACATAACAAAATCTCAGAGgtccaagaaagaaagaaaaaaagaagaagaaacagtTACAAAAGAGATTGGACACTAGGGATACCTGAGAGGATAAATCAGCGGCGATGTAAATAAGGGAAGAAGTAACACTCTTTGTCAAAATTGGCCACGACTTTATCATCCCCAAATACCAACCCACAAAGCCAACCTTGGAGATGGAAATTGCAGCagacgatgatgatgatgaagaagaagaagaagaacaaaaagatgAAGAGATTCCATATTGTCTTGGTTTCTTGAGGAAATGAAACGAAGGGGTTTTGATGGGATGAATGGCACGGTTCACCAACATGAACTGCCTCTGCATCATGGCATGAGGAATCTTGGCAGGGTTCATTAGAAAAGCACTgctcattttctctctctctctctggggTTTGGGGGTTTGGAGAAGCCTTCGACAACAACAAATGTATGAACCTTTATTCAACTGATCTATTCTCAAACACTTCCAAGTTCATGGGAATTTTCTGGAAtgtgaaaaggaaaaagagaaaaaggcttcttcatttttttttcggCTTTAAAGCCCCCAACTTGTTCAGCTCTATGCAAATGACAACATACTCGCTTCAACCTCGTGAGTGTAATAAAAgggtttaattacttttttaattctctcataattataatttgggTCCGCCtcttaaaggaataaaaaaagaaaaaatattgaatgtaAAAATcacagaaaaaataatttactatataattttgtatctttcaatatgttttttattttaagtttttttaaaatctatcttAGAATAATCATTAGTAttcttcttataatttataggaCACAAACTcaaaatgatttattattaagataaaataatttacattgaTTTACATATTTGGTAggagtatttaattaattattttaaaacaagagttttatgttaaaaaaaatatttatttataactagTAATTGAAGAAttataatattgaaaatatttttttatgatattgcattttgaaattttgattaagttttaatttaaaatattaatagacACTTTAACAATCAACATTTAAAACTATATGATTAAAAACATAACACATGTATgtacgataaaaaaaaacataacacatAGCAATAAATTAACGTAGGTCTCACGTAAATAAATTGTTATGGAAATAGGGCCAAGGATTCATGCTATTTTTGTGCCACATTTCTAACACCCCCAATTTCTTTTGGTGCCACGTATATGTTCAACCAAACGCGTTATCCTCAAGTGTTCAACGTGATTGCATtgttaattttgaataatatgGTCGCCAAAGTTGAAAAACAAGACTTTGCAATTGGCAGTAAAGCCCCTTCGCATGGGCgatatatttttcattactcgaatttttaaatataaatatcataaagAATGTTTTTTGCTAATACTAAAAAGAATTATGTTTTTCTATGCTAGTACCATAAAAATTTATGATGATATTCCGAGAGagaaatacattatttttaatggtAAAATAAGCTTTTattcctttaaatttttttatggatttaatttttaaaattttttatctcATTAATTTTGAAATCCATGACTTTGTTCCTCAAGCGTGCTATTTAAACCATTCTACAAAGTACCATCTAAATCACtttgagaataaaaaatgatatacttCAAAATTGgaatataattcattttaaaaaattgttttcacttaaaaaaaaaaacttgtattgGTTAAGCTTATCAAATTTAGCCTATATACTGGACACGCGTCCAGTTTTGGGTGGTGAGAAAGATGGATATTTTAGTTTTCACTCATCTTACTACAAAACCATGTCATGCTACAAACAATCAAAGAGAGGTGGTACAATCATGTTATTATATAAATCGACATGCAAGTTTGATATTTTTAGATTCATATTCGAGTCAAGCATACATCAATAATGTTATTTACATACAATTATTTTCAGAGCATTCTTACATAGcttcctttttttataataaaataagaaaaacgtAGATTCCAACTCATACTCCCTTTTTTCAGTTAAGAAAAGTGTAAAAATGGTGAGGAAATATTGATCTGAAAATAACACCATCCTTTCCCTTTCTCCCTACGTAAACTAAGCCTCTTCATTGCAATCTGTTTAGATGATAATAATGCGATTTCTATCTTTCTTCAGCATCCAAAATCATATGGAACAAGTCCTTTCAGCTCGGGACCACTAAACCTGTTGTTTTTAAAACTGAAACAAGAGTAGGAGAAATATATCGTAAATATAACAATAGCAAAATGTTGAAATCTAAATTACTCCTGCTTCAAATTTAACATGTGAAGATTTTGTGCTGTCATATATTGATTATCAATCAACTTTCTTACTGGCTATTCTAACAAGTAACAAGTAAGAGGCAGTTTGCAAATATATTagtgtattttatttcataCAAATCAATTATATCTCATGCTTGCATGTCAAATGTTGTCATCTATCCAGTAGAGGAATAAGCTAGACACTACCTAATTAATGCTAGTTGTTTGTTAGGATGCATAATTAGGTACTGGTTCATGAAAGTTATACAAATGAAGTGCGAGAAAGAACTTGatgttttctggtttttcatGTTTGAATCTAAGTATCCAACAGAAGAATGACCACGACTATGAGTCTTGGAATTGGCATTTTTACATGTTTGGTGCAAGAAAATGTGTTGAGTTCTAAATGACTAAGCCTTGCATATTTGTCAAAACATGATTGAACTGTTAAGCCACTATTAGCTGTCAAGAATTTGggataacaataaaaaagagttGATATACCTTTCCATTGGGAAAGATTCAAAGTTTCCCTCAACTGGTATTGTTCCACAGAGATCATTATTAGAAACATCACTGCAAAATTGGGGTTTTAAAATTAGCTAATAAGCCAATcacaaaagtaaataaaaagaacaaaagaacaTGAGATGAAAAGAAAACTCACAAGATTTTGAGATCAGTGAGACGAGTGAGTTCTCTTGGGATGGATCCTGTCAACTTGTTATTGTTTAGCCGCCTAATTCATCAATGCAAATGAGTCAGTAAAACAGGCAGCAATTTATACATCCCTgagaaataaaaatcaagaacaaaaatagaaggctTTGGCAAAACAACATAAACATGCTTACAAGAATTTAAGTGACTTCAACTTTCCAAATGATTTTGGAATTTTACCCTCCAACTTGTTATCATACAAATCCATGCTAATAAGTGATTTCAAGTTACCAAGTTCCTTAGGAATCTTTCCTGTTATCTCATTCCTGTAGAGCTCCCTGTAATCAAGAATTTCAGTATCTCTTATGCATAATCCATTTTTGCAAAACTAACTCCCaccccaaaaataaaattttaaatacatatttgATTAGGCACAAATATAACATCTATTTGCTCCTGTGTTCGCATTTGGTTCAGCTTAATTTAAAGACATAATGGCTTCATTTTTATCGGATACTAGAGAGAACTTCAGAAAAATAAGTGATTATTTCCTCATAAATAATCTCCAAGCATGTGTGAGATAGGATTAAATTGTGGGAATAGTTCATAATTTGGTAGTCTCCTAACTCTAGCCTGGGGCAAAAATAATGTGTACAagtacaaacaaaataaaatccaaaaattatcATGTTCAATTTCACTGTTTGAATAATGTCAGAAGgcacatgtttaaagaacagATTAAACACAGAAGCTCATATATGAACTTCTCAGCTGTAACAGGCAAGGGAAAAAACTCATACAAGTACTGCAGATGCTGTAGCTGGCCAAGTTCTGGGCCCAGAGTTCCAGAAACGTTAGAGTTGCCCAAGTCTCTGAAATCCAAAAAAGATTACACAACAGATTAGAAAACCCAAACCCAAttacttaacaaaaaaaaaagtctgaaGAATAAACtaacagaaagaaaagaaaagaacaaagggATTCTTACAAGCGAATCACATGATTGTTGGAGTCACAGGTAACATGAAACCAAGTACAGGGATTAACCAGTGTTGGGTCCCAACTCTGCAACATATTGTTGGGATCAGAAAGCCTGCTTCTCAAAGCATGCAGAGCGTTCCCTACGCAAATTATTTGGATCAAATCAAAACTATTAAGGCCAAGCTTAAGTCTGCTTGCTAGCTAAGAAGAGgccaaagaaataaaataggtcattttgaaacaaaaaaagaatgaaaaaaggaaaaccaaacaattgaaacaaaaaaaaacataatatgatCTAGCTAGCCATAAGAAGAGCTTTGAATATTAAGTTCCCCAGTTGCCATTGATTTTGAGAAACCAAATTGACCGACCATACACAATTGAAAAGCAAAGAGAAAGGCTGAGAGAAATGAAGCAGTAGGCCATACCTTCAGGGTTGGTTGAGAGGGAAAGGAGGGGGTGGTTGAGAAAGAGAAGCAACAAAGAGAGGGAAACGAAAGGTGCCATTTTTCCTCCTTTGTGAGCAAATTGTTTTGgtgagagagagaaggaaagaaGTAATACTTTAGAAAGAGGAAGTAAGAAGATAAAAAAGGTGAAGAGTTAGGactaaagaagagaaaagagaagaaaagtggACCAAGTTGGCAGTAGTTGGAAAAAGAACGAAGAATGAGTCATGgtcaaattattatattatggtTCAAATTGGAGATGAGTGGAAAAGTCAGGCATTGATTGGTTAAGTTTAGTACTGTTGTTGTAAGTGGTGAGATAGAGTCTTCTTGGCGCGTTTTGTGGGGTACCCCACACCATCTTTGGGAACTTGGTTACTCTTCTTATGAGTTGGGAGtactttattgttattaattattgttgttttttgcTTGTTACATGGTTACTTTGAGAAGGAAACAGTGTTGACTGCATACCTGAATGGGAGCACTAAGGACTAACATGTCTGGAATTATGGACATAGTCATAAACGTGATTATTGATTAGTGTCTTCTTCTCACCCAATATCTCCActgaattgaaataaaaattatgaacttTGCTGGGTTTTTTTTACTGTGAATGAACACATAGGATATTGTGTATCAATGCAGTCTACAATGGTTAGATTTGAACTATTTCTTTTTTGAGTactgattttaataaaaaaaatttctttcgaAATATGTATTaactattttatcattttgaattgtatcataattttgattttgataggAGATGTGAGTAACTCTCTAAGTTGATGTGGCCACACATCTTAGAtctcaaaaaacataaaagggagGGATTTCATAGAAGTAAAATATTGAATTGATTCAATATGAAAAAGATACCAAATGAGAGAGGATTTAGGTTGTACTTTATAAAGCTCAATAGAGAGCCTAACAGTCTAACCAATTTTCAACTCATATACAACTCATTTGGGTGAGACTATTCTTTTCTTGACAGCCGAGAAAAAaacggtaaaaaaaaaag encodes the following:
- the LOC114369731 gene encoding PXMP2/4 family protein 4-like, with the protein product MSSAFLMNPAKIPHAMMQRQFMLVNRAIHPIKTPSFHFLKKPRQYGISSSFCSSSSSSSSSSSAAISISKVGFVGWYLGMIKSWPILTKSVTSSLIYIAADLSSQTIVRESSEPFDFIRTSRMAGYGMVILGPSLHFWFNFVSKLFPRRDLFSTLKKMVMGQTLYGPAMTVTFFSLNARLQGETGSEIAARLKRDLLPTMLSGIMYWPICDFITFRFIPVHLQPLVSNSFSYLWTVYITYMASLEKAT
- the LOC114369241 gene encoding leucine-rich repeat protein 2-like; this translates as MAPFVSLSLLLLFLNHPLLSLSTNPEGNALHALRSRLSDPNNMLQSWDPTLVNPCTWFHVTCDSNNHVIRLDLGNSNVSGTLGPELGQLQHLQYLELYRNEITGKIPKELGNLKSLISMDLYDNKLEGKIPKSFGKLKSLKFLRLNNNKLTGSIPRELTRLTDLKIFDVSNNDLCGTIPVEGNFESFPMESFKNNRFSGPELKGLVPYDFGC